The Alteromonas stellipolaris genome includes a region encoding these proteins:
- a CDS encoding acyl-CoA thioester hydrolase/BAAT C-terminal domain-containing protein: MKHFLLFLFSFVPVFTLSAAPQVLNVEQDGIVGHYYHQPANSHKQPVIVLGGSEGGIPTKLAKVIAENGHPTLAVAYFKADTLPKELEKIPLAYFEKATAWLQQKHPAQKHITLVGWSKGAELALLIASRDTVFDRVIAIAPSSVVWAGILADWQTVPGSSWSQNEKELPFVAFNPTGPVEGLLDLYSQSLENRNDGGSATIPVENIRGNVVLYSGGMDEIWPSSSMAVSICQRMTENQLSRCKRFNYPELDHLLNYKMLAPSEDLYKHFIRSVDGK, from the coding sequence ATGAAGCATTTTTTACTATTTTTATTCTCGTTCGTACCAGTATTTACTTTAAGTGCAGCCCCTCAAGTTCTTAACGTTGAGCAAGATGGTATTGTGGGTCACTATTATCATCAACCCGCTAATTCACACAAGCAGCCGGTTATTGTGCTTGGTGGTTCAGAAGGCGGAATTCCTACAAAGCTTGCCAAAGTCATCGCCGAAAATGGTCACCCAACATTAGCCGTTGCTTATTTTAAAGCCGATACACTTCCCAAAGAATTAGAGAAAATTCCCCTCGCCTATTTCGAAAAAGCAACAGCGTGGCTTCAACAAAAACACCCCGCACAAAAACATATCACGCTGGTTGGTTGGTCTAAAGGCGCCGAGTTGGCGTTGCTGATTGCATCTCGCGACACTGTATTTGATCGTGTTATCGCCATTGCGCCCAGTTCAGTGGTGTGGGCAGGTATTCTAGCTGATTGGCAGACGGTACCTGGCTCCAGCTGGAGTCAAAACGAAAAGGAATTACCCTTTGTTGCATTCAACCCAACCGGACCTGTTGAAGGCTTGTTAGACCTATATTCTCAATCTTTAGAAAATAGAAATGATGGCGGAAGTGCAACAATCCCTGTTGAGAATATTCGCGGAAATGTTGTGCTATATTCGGGGGGAATGGACGAAATATGGCCATCCTCTTCTATGGCAGTTTCTATTTGCCAACGTATGACAGAAAACCAGCTATCTCGCTGTAAGCGTTTTAATTACCCAGAATTAGACCACCTGCTAAATTACAAGATGTTAGCGCCTTCAGAAGACTTGTATAAGCACTTTATTCGCAGTGTCGACGGTAAATAA
- a CDS encoding Imm32 family immunity protein: protein MLSVEKDKDAEQIYIHGSPEQLRWLANRLVAIAKEAEKSGQAHDHFMTEDWGGNELTNELMGNSESHAIINHLIVYGHASK, encoded by the coding sequence ATGCTATCAGTTGAGAAAGATAAGGATGCTGAACAGATATATATCCACGGTTCTCCAGAACAGTTACGCTGGCTTGCAAATAGGTTAGTGGCAATTGCTAAAGAAGCAGAAAAGTCTGGACAAGCTCATGACCATTTCATGACCGAAGACTGGGGTGGAAACGAACTAACCAATGAGCTTATGGGAAACTCCGAATCTCATGCAATCATTAACCACTTGATAGTGTATGGTCATGCTTCAAAGTAA
- a CDS encoding DUF5412 family protein, whose protein sequence is MNTIGKVAIVISVIAFLAFYNWLPDMCGNDIYSETLSPNGELKAVIFQRDCGATTGFSTQVSILDTDEALKNESGNIFRMDGHPNDAAPIISWESDSALTIKKTVNNKEYFAESTYGWFNPIQIRYSG, encoded by the coding sequence TTGAATACCATAGGAAAAGTGGCCATTGTCATCAGTGTGATCGCCTTCTTGGCTTTTTACAATTGGCTTCCTGATATGTGCGGTAACGATATTTATTCTGAAACGTTGTCTCCTAATGGCGAACTAAAAGCAGTAATTTTCCAAAGAGATTGCGGGGCAACCACAGGCTTTAGTACTCAGGTCTCTATTTTGGACACTGATGAAGCCTTGAAAAATGAAAGTGGTAATATCTTTCGTATGGATGGGCACCCTAACGATGCTGCCCCCATTATTTCGTGGGAGTCAGATTCAGCACTTACTATTAAAAAGACGGTAAACAATAAAGAGTACTTCGCTGAATCGACCTATGGTTGGTTCAATCCAATTCAGATACGCTACAGTGGCTAG
- a CDS encoding VIT1/CCC1 transporter family protein produces MVHSEIHRSQRVGWLRAAVLGANDGIVSTASLIIGVAAASTSHDGILLAGAAGLVAGAMSMAAGEYVSVSSQLDTENADLAIEKKSLEQNFESEKEELAKIYERRGLKPTLAEQVAEELMSYDALGAHARDDIGISQSVNAQPIQAAFSSAAAFTLGAALPLAVAWLVHGEQLIPAVAALSLLFLAALGATAARVGGASITVGAIRVTFWGALAMVLTAVVGRIFGVVA; encoded by the coding sequence ATGGTTCATAGTGAAATACATCGCTCACAACGCGTAGGTTGGTTACGTGCAGCAGTACTTGGTGCAAATGACGGAATTGTATCTACTGCAAGCCTTATTATTGGCGTTGCAGCTGCTAGCACTTCCCACGATGGTATTCTTCTCGCTGGAGCTGCAGGTTTAGTGGCTGGGGCTATGTCTATGGCTGCTGGTGAATATGTTTCGGTTAGTTCTCAGTTAGATACTGAAAACGCCGACCTCGCCATTGAAAAAAAATCGCTGGAACAGAATTTCGAGTCTGAAAAAGAAGAACTCGCAAAGATATATGAAAGAAGAGGCCTTAAACCAACTCTAGCTGAACAAGTTGCTGAGGAACTGATGTCTTACGATGCTCTTGGCGCTCATGCCAGAGATGATATCGGAATTTCACAAAGCGTTAATGCTCAGCCCATTCAAGCGGCATTCTCTTCGGCGGCTGCTTTCACTTTAGGTGCTGCACTTCCTTTAGCAGTTGCCTGGTTAGTACATGGTGAGCAACTTATACCTGCTGTCGCAGCTTTATCTTTACTATTCCTTGCCGCACTGGGCGCTACTGCCGCACGTGTTGGCGGAGCATCTATTACAGTAGGTGCAATCAGAGTGACTTTCTGGGGGGCGCTTGCGATGGTATTAACAGCAGTTGTAGGTCGAATCTTTGGCGTGGTTGCATGA
- a CDS encoding SDR family oxidoreductase, producing MTKVVIITGASRGIGAATAFTLSKQGYHVCINYLKNESYAEALCSSINNNGGVALTHKADVSVEAEVQSMFNRVNAEFGAVTHLVNNVGVLFTKTAFSEISAERFKTILTTNVLSAFLCSKAFVKQVQSDGAIVNVSSIASRTGAPFEYVDYAASKGAMDSLTTGMSLELAGQNIRVNSVRPGFIATDIHADGGEPDRVNRLSSQIPMGRGGNTQEVADAIAWLLSDEASYVTGSFIDIAGGK from the coding sequence TTGACCAAAGTTGTAATAATAACTGGAGCCAGCAGAGGTATTGGTGCCGCTACTGCTTTTACGCTATCTAAACAGGGTTATCACGTTTGCATTAACTATCTTAAAAATGAAAGTTATGCCGAAGCGTTATGTTCTTCAATTAATAACAACGGCGGCGTTGCACTTACTCATAAGGCGGATGTCTCAGTGGAGGCAGAAGTCCAAAGTATGTTTAACAGGGTAAACGCTGAGTTCGGCGCTGTTACGCACCTAGTGAACAATGTAGGCGTGCTTTTTACCAAAACTGCATTTTCCGAAATTAGTGCCGAGCGCTTCAAAACAATATTAACTACGAATGTACTCAGCGCTTTTCTTTGCTCGAAAGCTTTTGTAAAACAAGTTCAAAGTGATGGTGCAATTGTGAATGTTTCTTCGATCGCGTCTCGTACAGGTGCCCCGTTTGAATACGTAGACTATGCAGCTTCGAAAGGTGCTATGGATTCGCTCACCACAGGTATGTCCTTAGAGCTTGCCGGCCAAAATATTAGAGTCAATAGCGTTCGCCCTGGCTTCATTGCCACTGATATTCATGCCGACGGAGGGGAGCCAGATCGCGTAAATCGCCTTAGCTCACAAATCCCAATGGGGCGCGGAGGCAATACGCAGGAAGTAGCAGATGCTATCGCATGGTTGTTATCAG